One Serpentinicella alkaliphila DNA segment encodes these proteins:
- a CDS encoding efflux RND transporter periplasmic adaptor subunit, whose protein sequence is MKSKIVSIICIITTMLMLVGCSKESNEVQSIQTEKVVSVESIEVIKEDITLSTILTARVTPFQEATIVPKIPGKVDVVYVQLGDKVKKGQELFALDAKDILNQVKQAEAAYKLMEANLRSSKKQLDNAMLNLERMQQLYEAGAIAKQQLEQAELQASTVNLDILEAQAEQARVSLEIASSSLADMVIKAPIDGYITSINVKPGEMASNAMPSITMANIDKVIIEATVSEYLVNTLKPGGVVNVKIPSATNEILEGRISNFSPTTAPNSLTYPVKIELNNEDGLIKGGMFAEVIIETERRSEVIAIPSDAVVIKEGKTIVFALNDDRVSIKEVKTGLDDGKKVEILEGLNEGEEIVSSGQNFLEDGQLINVVNGGNK, encoded by the coding sequence TTGAAAAGTAAAATCGTAAGCATAATCTGCATTATTACAACTATGTTAATGCTAGTTGGATGTAGCAAAGAAAGTAATGAAGTACAATCAATTCAGACTGAAAAGGTTGTAAGTGTTGAGTCTATAGAAGTAATCAAAGAGGATATTACACTATCAACTATACTTACGGCTAGGGTAACACCATTTCAAGAGGCAACTATAGTACCGAAGATTCCAGGAAAAGTAGATGTAGTATATGTTCAATTAGGGGATAAGGTTAAAAAAGGTCAAGAACTATTTGCCTTAGATGCTAAGGATATTTTAAATCAGGTGAAGCAGGCTGAAGCTGCATATAAGCTGATGGAAGCTAATTTAAGAAGCTCTAAAAAGCAATTAGACAATGCTATGTTAAATCTAGAGAGAATGCAACAACTATATGAGGCAGGGGCAATTGCTAAACAACAGTTAGAGCAGGCAGAACTACAGGCATCTACTGTTAACTTAGACATTTTAGAGGCTCAAGCTGAGCAGGCTAGGGTTTCCTTGGAAATTGCCAGCTCTTCATTAGCTGATATGGTGATTAAAGCTCCAATTGATGGATATATTACATCAATTAACGTAAAGCCAGGGGAGATGGCATCAAATGCTATGCCTTCTATAACGATGGCAAATATAGATAAGGTTATTATAGAAGCAACTGTTTCGGAGTATTTAGTAAATACTTTAAAACCAGGGGGCGTAGTAAATGTAAAAATTCCTTCTGCAACTAATGAGATACTAGAGGGAAGAATTAGTAATTTCTCACCTACAACTGCACCAAACTCTTTAACATATCCTGTTAAAATTGAGCTAAACAATGAAGATGGCTTAATTAAAGGTGGTATGTTCGCAGAGGTTATTATTGAAACAGAGAGAAGAAGTGAGGTTATTGCTATACCCTCCGACGCTGTAGTTATTAAAGAGGGAAAAACAATAGTATTTGCTTTAAATGATGATAGAGTTTCTATAAAGGAAGTTAAAACAGGATTAGATGACGGTAAAAAGGTAGAAATTTTAGAAGGATTAAATGAGGGTGAGGAAATAGTAAGCAGCGGACAAAACTTTTTAGAGGATGGTCAGTTAATAAATGTTGTTAATGGGGGTAATAAATAA
- a CDS encoding S-layer homology domain-containing protein yields the protein MKKRILLLVLALIMTLTTSTYALEIPGYDGGIKNEMLYREVIFITGEPVVVEGVVNISNSANSISITFRNLSNADKTVTLTRNVTYGKSINSNGSDQRTETYSLNRFRETITANGVKYESTEKTNQWSKSTIMHKKPGVEYFKGSWDGRRVYTINKNQGTVEVTTVGDTYGYEQHWGATETQRIQHYISYNRTLPGGNGAQNRVSWQGTAEILTSHNTTKDYSYEPNIPTQSSFKGAYMLVEQQENVLKYSYDLPRFNDAGEILSQRNTGVNSLSLNTNPVNQMLFIPAMTDILGNTNERDILFLASLGALNPNSQSFGPTLPMSRGDFARSMVTILDLLEKEQTNVRQRSTAVQEKPRTFIDVRETDPNSKYIEAAFKKGIMQGAGTNQFLPNQYLTKAQAITVIVKALGFEHLAPIQRYFTGFRDDDQIPIWAKDSVYVARELGILRDTNDGYLQPNKWLTKAEAAELLVDFVDYLQHELRYDYRERILNYSH from the coding sequence ATGAAAAAAAGAATATTACTTTTAGTATTAGCATTAATCATGACCTTAACAACATCCACCTACGCATTAGAGATACCAGGATATGATGGTGGCATTAAAAACGAGATGCTCTATAGAGAAGTTATCTTTATAACCGGTGAACCTGTAGTTGTGGAGGGAGTAGTAAATATTAGTAATAGTGCCAATAGCATATCTATTACCTTTAGAAATTTATCTAATGCAGATAAGACCGTTACATTGACTAGAAATGTAACCTACGGAAAATCTATTAATAGTAATGGTAGTGATCAACGTACAGAAACCTATTCCTTAAATAGATTTAGGGAAACTATAACTGCTAATGGAGTGAAGTATGAGTCTACTGAAAAAACAAATCAGTGGAGTAAATCAACTATTATGCATAAAAAACCAGGAGTTGAATATTTTAAAGGTAGCTGGGATGGTAGAAGGGTATATACTATAAATAAGAATCAGGGTACTGTTGAAGTGACAACCGTAGGGGACACTTACGGATATGAGCAGCATTGGGGGGCCACAGAAACCCAAAGGATTCAGCACTATATAAGCTATAATAGAACATTACCTGGGGGTAATGGAGCACAAAATAGAGTTAGTTGGCAGGGGACTGCTGAAATACTAACATCCCATAATACAACTAAGGACTATAGCTATGAACCAAATATTCCTACTCAAAGTAGCTTTAAGGGAGCATATATGTTAGTAGAGCAGCAGGAAAATGTATTAAAGTATAGCTATGACTTACCTAGATTTAATGATGCTGGAGAAATATTAAGTCAACGAAATACAGGTGTTAATAGCTTAAGCTTAAATACTAATCCTGTTAATCAAATGCTATTTATACCTGCTATGACAGATATATTAGGCAATACTAATGAAAGAGATATACTATTTTTAGCAAGCTTAGGTGCTTTAAATCCAAATAGTCAAAGTTTTGGACCAACTCTTCCTATGAGCAGAGGGGACTTTGCAAGGTCTATGGTAACTATATTAGATCTGTTAGAAAAGGAACAGACAAATGTAAGACAAAGATCTACAGCAGTACAGGAAAAGCCAAGAACCTTTATTGATGTAAGAGAAACTGACCCTAATAGTAAATATATAGAGGCGGCCTTTAAAAAGGGTATAATGCAAGGGGCCGGAACTAATCAGTTTTTACCTAATCAGTATTTAACAAAGGCTCAAGCAATAACAGTAATAGTTAAGGCCTTAGGCTTTGAACACTTAGCACCTATTCAAAGATATTTTACTGGATTTAGAGATGATGACCAAATTCCAATTTGGGCAAAGGATTCAGTTTATGTAGCTAGAGAATTAGGCATACTAAGAGATACAAATGATGGGTACTTACAACCAAACAAGTGGTTAACCAAGGCAGAGGCCGCAGAGCTATTAGTTGATTTTGTAGATTACCTTCAACATGAGTTAAGATATGACTATAGAGAAAGAATTTTGAACTACTCACACTAA
- a CDS encoding S-layer homology domain-containing protein produces MKTNKKILSILLILIIFLQGSILSVYSNENQLTFQSYEGIGHASELLNTINFQDIRGHWSEPAIQQASALGLVRGIGNRRFGPDQPLTYAQALTILVNGLGLEEEAQKYGESQAMPRVRDLIILSAADDWAKGHIQVATQENIVTQDEINKILNLSASRAEVLENQVQNQMDRYLNMDLNNTELGSIENQVRELTQLGATWNRPATREQLAIWVARALELEPVYGENIVKVYGLSDWREIETANIPYIEAILQKNIMTGVGNNRFSPRGQFTRGQMAQVISNIKDELFEKRGITVKRGEVVNSEELQQSGSTRGLLTIYNTDGSQNHISVEPPSKDIVAQRNNRLGLWSTLQNGDYITYYINEKNEIIFVQVGAEQEKKVEGFIDFVDNVNNQLIVTDFSNRKHILEVQANTVFFINDKPVSLKDLLFGQEIQAIVVGNRVRRVNGYLDEDPSKHGYISPGSKTKVGDVLFISKDDIEIKTSDGREKYIITSFTGILRGNGKAQLFEIKTGDRVILSFDDIYSPEIATIRVEDNERHIETVYRAVIEGVNPRRNEIILKDVSFYRNSSWNRHSNQKLTLRAEDNTIFDGNRKVTLRDLERAIGTEVYVAVENSFGVPRVAKMLLKQGSTVNHESKISSIQFGTNQMVVDNNRVNFHQGTIVVKNNRLVDVLNLDLNQTVYVVADLLRGVRNSAFIAIEGEGLLDPRTDETQIKIYRGKIEDIYDYSVTIGRLAYSFNYLQLLNNQWSQVPNRQRVTLTDDTYIFDSQLKLEVPTKAFLDSRFIDPNRVWDSELRDRLEQGYYRDKTAYFIVRESNYGGEPYSEVLAINITPSISSSSNVRFDHSAIGNVESINLDQEQITLRDVKHWNNLNSRWEPVRATEVVDLTRATIIVNDKPVDRDSFYRIKKGAQTYLVKVKNTSSGDEAYVLIIEQ; encoded by the coding sequence ATGAAAACTAACAAAAAAATACTCAGCATATTATTAATTTTGATTATATTTTTACAAGGAAGTATACTTTCAGTTTATAGTAACGAAAATCAATTGACTTTCCAAAGCTATGAAGGAATAGGGCATGCTTCGGAGCTACTAAACACTATTAATTTCCAAGATATTAGAGGCCATTGGTCAGAGCCTGCCATACAGCAGGCCTCTGCCTTAGGCTTAGTAAGAGGAATTGGGAATAGAAGATTTGGGCCGGACCAACCTTTAACCTATGCCCAAGCATTAACTATTTTAGTGAATGGTTTAGGGTTAGAGGAAGAGGCACAAAAGTATGGAGAAAGCCAAGCTATGCCTAGAGTTAGAGATTTAATTATTTTAAGTGCTGCAGATGATTGGGCTAAGGGGCATATTCAAGTAGCTACTCAGGAAAATATAGTTACTCAGGATGAAATCAATAAAATATTAAATTTATCTGCAAGCAGAGCCGAGGTGCTAGAGAATCAAGTTCAAAACCAAATGGACAGATATTTAAATATGGATTTAAATAATACGGAGCTTGGAAGCATAGAAAATCAGGTAAGAGAATTAACTCAGCTAGGAGCAACTTGGAATAGACCTGCTACAAGAGAGCAATTAGCTATATGGGTAGCTAGAGCCTTGGAGTTAGAGCCTGTTTATGGAGAAAATATTGTAAAGGTTTATGGATTATCGGATTGGAGAGAAATAGAAACTGCAAACATACCTTATATTGAGGCTATTTTACAGAAAAATATTATGACTGGAGTAGGAAATAATAGATTTTCTCCTAGAGGACAATTTACTAGAGGGCAAATGGCTCAAGTAATATCAAACATTAAGGATGAGCTATTTGAAAAAAGAGGTATTACAGTTAAACGAGGAGAGGTTGTTAATTCCGAGGAGTTACAACAATCTGGGAGTACAAGAGGCTTATTAACTATTTATAACACTGATGGTTCACAAAATCATATATCTGTAGAGCCACCATCAAAGGATATAGTCGCACAAAGGAATAATAGATTAGGTCTTTGGAGTACCCTTCAAAATGGAGATTATATAACCTATTACATTAATGAAAAGAATGAAATAATTTTTGTTCAAGTTGGTGCAGAGCAAGAAAAAAAGGTAGAAGGCTTTATTGACTTTGTTGATAATGTAAATAACCAGCTTATAGTTACAGATTTTAGTAACAGAAAACATATTTTAGAGGTGCAAGCTAATACAGTATTTTTTATTAATGATAAACCTGTTTCCTTAAAGGATTTATTGTTTGGACAGGAAATACAGGCGATAGTTGTAGGAAATAGAGTTAGAAGGGTTAACGGATATTTAGATGAAGATCCTTCGAAGCATGGATATATAAGTCCTGGAAGTAAGACAAAGGTTGGAGATGTTTTATTCATTAGTAAGGACGATATTGAAATAAAGACTAGTGATGGAAGAGAAAAATATATAATAACTAGCTTCACTGGTATTTTAAGAGGAAATGGTAAGGCTCAGCTTTTCGAAATTAAAACAGGGGATAGGGTTATTCTTTCCTTTGATGATATATATAGCCCTGAAATAGCAACTATTAGAGTTGAAGACAATGAGAGACATATTGAAACTGTCTATAGGGCGGTAATAGAAGGGGTTAATCCTAGAAGAAATGAAATTATCCTTAAGGATGTAAGTTTCTATAGAAATTCAAGCTGGAATAGACATTCAAATCAAAAACTAACCTTAAGGGCTGAAGATAATACTATATTCGATGGTAATAGAAAAGTTACCCTGAGGGATTTAGAAAGGGCCATTGGCACAGAGGTATATGTGGCAGTTGAAAACAGCTTTGGGGTTCCTAGAGTAGCTAAGATGCTTTTAAAGCAAGGATCAACTGTAAATCATGAAAGTAAAATTTCTAGTATTCAGTTTGGCACGAATCAGATGGTTGTTGATAACAACAGAGTAAACTTCCATCAGGGAACTATAGTTGTTAAAAACAATAGATTAGTAGATGTTTTAAATCTTGACTTAAATCAAACGGTTTATGTTGTAGCAGATTTACTAAGAGGTGTAAGAAATAGTGCCTTTATAGCAATTGAGGGAGAAGGGCTACTAGACCCTAGAACAGATGAAACTCAAATTAAAATTTACAGAGGTAAAATTGAGGATATTTACGATTATTCTGTAACTATAGGAAGATTGGCATATAGCTTTAATTATCTTCAATTACTTAACAATCAATGGTCTCAAGTACCTAATAGACAAAGAGTGACTTTAACAGATGACACTTATATATTTGATAGCCAACTTAAATTAGAAGTTCCAACTAAAGCATTCCTAGACTCTAGATTTATTGATCCAAATAGAGTATGGGATTCAGAATTAAGAGACAGATTAGAACAAGGCTACTATAGAGATAAGACTGCATACTTTATTGTTAGGGAAAGTAACTATGGTGGTGAACCATACTCTGAAGTACTAGCAATAAATATTACCCCTTCAATTAGTAGTTCAAGTAATGTAAGATTTGATCATAGTGCTATAGGAAATGTAGAATCCATTAATTTAGATCAGGAACAAATAACTTTAAGGGATGTTAAGCATTGGAACAATCTAAATAGCAGATGGGAGCCAGTGAGAGCTACTGAAGTTGTAGATCTAACAAGGGCAACTATTATAGTAAACGACAAACCAGTAGATAGAGATAGTTTTTACAGAATTAAAAAAGGTGCACAAACTTATCTGGTTAAAGTTAAAAACACCTCTTCCGGCGATGAAGCATATGTTCTTATAATAGAGCAGTAG